From the genome of Methylomonas sp. UP202, one region includes:
- a CDS encoding phosphate/phosphite/phosphonate ABC transporter substrate-binding protein gives MPTMLSRMLRRGRSWLWLSLTAMACQRAEEPAYSPSLSDVPTEIVEYVVGIHPLHNPQRLMEIYGPIVDHMNRYLPDARFKLEASRNYEEFDKKLYAGHFAFAMPNPYQSVEALQHGYRIFAKMADDENFRGIILVRKDGRIRELSDLKGKAVAYPAPTALAATMLPQYFLQTHGIDVNRDIENRYVGSQESVIINVLLGHVAAGATWPVPWASFSKQRPEQAAELEVKWRTDTLPNNAWIVRADIPGGLAGRFAEELLALQDSEEGRAILAGLPVSRFEVADAETYRPVRDFLVKFSSAVRPLD, from the coding sequence ATGCCAACCATGCTAAGTCGCATGTTAAGGCGCGGTAGATCGTGGCTATGGCTGTCGTTAACGGCGATGGCTTGTCAGCGCGCTGAAGAACCGGCTTATAGTCCTAGTCTGAGCGATGTGCCGACGGAAATCGTCGAATATGTCGTCGGCATCCATCCCTTGCATAATCCGCAACGCTTGATGGAAATATACGGCCCCATCGTAGATCATATGAACCGGTACCTGCCCGACGCCCGCTTCAAGCTGGAAGCTTCGCGCAATTACGAAGAATTCGACAAAAAACTGTATGCGGGCCATTTTGCGTTCGCGATGCCTAACCCCTATCAATCGGTCGAGGCCCTGCAACACGGCTATCGAATCTTCGCCAAAATGGCCGACGACGAGAATTTTCGCGGCATCATCCTGGTGCGCAAGGATGGCCGGATCCGGGAGCTAAGCGATTTGAAAGGCAAGGCGGTGGCTTATCCCGCTCCGACGGCGTTGGCGGCGACGATGTTACCGCAATATTTTTTGCAGACCCACGGTATCGACGTTAACCGCGACATCGAGAATCGCTACGTCGGATCGCAAGAGTCGGTGATTATCAACGTATTGCTCGGCCACGTCGCCGCCGGCGCGACTTGGCCGGTGCCTTGGGCCAGCTTTTCCAAACAGCGTCCGGAGCAGGCCGCCGAATTGGAAGTGAAATGGCGGACGGATACGCTACCGAATAACGCCTGGATCGTTCGCGCGGATATTCCAGGTGGGCTGGCCGGACGCTTCGCCGAGGAATTGCTGGCATTGCAGGATAGCGAGGAGGGCAGAGCGATTCTGGCTGGTTTGCCGGTATCGCGTTTCGAAGTGGCCGACGCCGAGACCTACCGGCCGGTTCGCGATTTTCTGGTGAAATTTTCGAGCGCGGTGAGGCCGTTAGACTGA
- a CDS encoding ATP-binding protein gives MKGLRELLSGAHSFWGRSIRRQMVWSFSLAALATVAGAGILLLSAQREFLYEQGQRSAFELARTLAFGSASWVLANDLAGLQEVLKGAAETTDLSFAVVISPRGEVLASTRPEYIGRYFTDPVSLSLLGRSAEPQVLLNRDDLIDVAVPIKANNAPIGWLRVELSRVGKIRELRSLAFAGLGIAGLLLLSIVVIATALSRGLTRGLNHLMTVAIDAEHGRTFRREALTRRDEVGVLARHLYRMLDAIESEKAAKFASEARFRRLVQVMPIPLGSADKDGVIREFNDCFAELFGYSRADIPTLDDWFQKAYPDPDYRIWAIATWDAAVQEAMESGESIRPREYRVTCKNGDVRVMDIAGVVLGDDVLAIFIDMTERMRNAEQLRRYKDHLEDEVQQRTADLVLARNAAETANKAKSTFLANMSHELRTPLNAIMGFSNVMRGDPQLRDDQRMNLDIINRSGEHLLNLINDVLEMAKIEAGRFQLENVAFDLGGLIRDITEMLDIRAKEKGLRLLVDQSSRFPRYVVGDQAHLRQVLINLVGNAVKFTEQGGVILRLGVRENSTSHLLIEIEDTGPGIEPRDQQRVFEPFEQLGEQGANKGTGLGLTITRQFVRLMGGKLELRSSPGVGSIFVVDLPLIEADEADVLSSPRREPANVVGLAPGQPNYRILIVEDQIENQLLLSKLMESVGLPVRVAENGERGVALFREWRPDLIWMDRRMPVMDGQEATRIIRGLPGGELVKIVAVTASVFVEQREELLRSGMDDFVRKPYRFSEIYDCLSRQLGIRFIYEGSFRPEQQTAVLTPGSLLVLPASLREELAQALESLEAERIADVIGCITASDPGLGKTLTQFAEDFDYPAILKALQALN, from the coding sequence ATGAAAGGGCTACGCGAGTTGCTGTCCGGCGCGCACAGCTTTTGGGGGCGTTCTATCCGCCGCCAGATGGTTTGGTCGTTTTCGCTGGCGGCTTTGGCGACAGTCGCCGGTGCCGGAATATTACTGTTATCGGCGCAACGCGAATTTTTATATGAGCAAGGCCAGCGAAGCGCGTTCGAGTTGGCCAGGACGCTGGCCTTCGGTAGCGCTTCGTGGGTGTTGGCCAACGACCTGGCCGGCTTGCAAGAAGTCTTGAAAGGGGCGGCGGAAACCACCGATTTGAGTTTTGCCGTTGTCATTTCGCCGCGCGGAGAAGTCTTGGCCTCCACTCGGCCTGAGTATATCGGCCGATATTTCACCGATCCGGTCAGTCTGAGTTTGTTAGGCCGGTCCGCGGAGCCGCAAGTCCTTTTGAATCGGGATGACTTGATCGATGTCGCGGTCCCGATCAAGGCCAACAACGCACCGATCGGTTGGCTGAGAGTCGAATTGAGCCGGGTCGGTAAAATCCGTGAACTGCGCTCGTTGGCCTTTGCCGGCTTGGGGATTGCCGGATTGTTGTTGCTGAGCATCGTCGTGATTGCAACCGCGCTGTCGAGGGGATTGACCCGCGGCCTGAATCACTTGATGACCGTCGCGATCGATGCCGAGCATGGTCGGACCTTTCGGCGCGAGGCGCTGACCCGTCGAGACGAGGTTGGCGTTTTGGCACGCCATCTCTATCGAATGCTGGATGCGATCGAGTCCGAAAAAGCCGCCAAATTCGCCAGCGAGGCGCGTTTTCGCCGATTGGTGCAAGTCATGCCGATACCATTGGGTTCGGCCGACAAGGACGGTGTGATCCGGGAGTTCAACGATTGCTTCGCGGAATTGTTCGGATACTCGCGCGCCGATATTCCGACGTTGGATGATTGGTTCCAAAAGGCCTACCCGGATCCGGACTACCGAATCTGGGCTATCGCTACCTGGGATGCGGCCGTTCAAGAAGCCATGGAGAGTGGCGAAAGTATTCGTCCGCGCGAATACCGGGTGACTTGCAAAAACGGTGACGTGCGGGTCATGGATATTGCCGGCGTGGTGTTGGGCGATGACGTGTTGGCGATCTTCATCGACATGACCGAGCGGATGCGGAATGCCGAGCAACTCCGGCGTTATAAAGACCATCTCGAGGACGAAGTGCAGCAGCGCACCGCGGATTTGGTGTTGGCCCGCAATGCCGCCGAAACCGCCAACAAGGCCAAGAGCACTTTTCTGGCAAATATGAGCCACGAGTTGCGCACGCCGCTGAACGCCATTATGGGCTTTTCCAATGTGATGCGCGGCGATCCGCAATTGCGCGACGATCAGCGTATGAATTTGGACATTATTAACCGCAGCGGTGAACATTTGCTAAATTTAATCAACGACGTATTGGAAATGGCCAAGATCGAGGCCGGTCGATTTCAATTGGAAAACGTCGCTTTCGATTTGGGTGGTTTGATTCGCGATATCACCGAGATGCTGGACATTCGCGCCAAGGAAAAGGGCTTGCGCTTGTTGGTCGATCAGTCGTCGCGGTTTCCGCGTTACGTGGTTGGCGATCAGGCGCATTTGCGCCAAGTGTTGATTAACTTGGTCGGGAATGCGGTTAAATTCACCGAGCAAGGCGGGGTGATCTTGCGCTTGGGTGTGCGGGAGAACAGTACCTCGCACCTACTGATCGAAATCGAAGACACCGGTCCCGGTATCGAGCCGCGCGACCAGCAACGGGTGTTCGAGCCGTTCGAACAATTGGGCGAGCAGGGCGCCAACAAGGGCACGGGATTGGGTTTGACGATCACCCGTCAGTTCGTGCGGTTAATGGGCGGCAAATTGGAATTGCGCAGCAGCCCTGGGGTGGGTTCTATTTTCGTAGTCGATCTGCCGCTGATCGAGGCGGACGAAGCCGACGTACTCAGTTCGCCGCGCCGAGAGCCGGCCAACGTGGTCGGCTTGGCACCCGGACAGCCGAATTATCGTATCTTGATCGTCGAGGACCAGATCGAAAATCAATTGTTGTTGAGCAAGCTCATGGAGTCGGTCGGTTTGCCGGTCAGGGTCGCCGAGAACGGCGAGCGCGGGGTAGCCCTGTTTCGCGAATGGCGGCCGGATTTGATCTGGATGGACCGGCGTATGCCGGTCATGGACGGTCAGGAAGCGACCCGAATCATTCGCGGCCTGCCGGGCGGCGAGCTTGTCAAAATAGTGGCAGTCACCGCGTCGGTATTCGTCGAACAGCGCGAGGAGTTATTGCGATCGGGAATGGACGACTTTGTCCGCAAGCCCTACCGGTTCAGCGAAATTTACGATTGTTTGTCTCGGCAATTAGGCATCCGCTTTATTTACGAGGGTTCGTTCCGGCCGGAACAGCAAACCGCCGTTTTGACGCCCGGCAGTTTACTGGTGTTGCCGGCGTCGCTACGCGAAGAGTTGGCACAAGCCTTGGAGAGTCTGGAGGCGGAACGGATCGCCGATGTGATCGGCTGCATCACCGCGAGCGATCCGGGTTTGGGTAAAACCTTGACTCAATTCGCCGAGGATTTCGACTATCCAGCCATTTTGAAAGCCTTGCAGGCCTTGAATTAA